A DNA window from Halorubrum sp. DM2 contains the following coding sequences:
- a CDS encoding ATP-binding protein, whose protein sequence is MPTLRGHHAVSLLGAALLATAALHHAAEVDAVGNARGPLLAFALDGGFAVTVLAAGRWLGRRGFSPAEERRVARWTYSGTLLAVAAFAATLAVRAFEGRPLVEPAFPMLVAAGVGSLGGVVAGYYAVRQAADARRARDAVRAVSFVNHLLRHDLRNDLSTIRGYADLLTDDPDAADHAATVAAKAGEGLDRIGTTSAVADAVLGDADHSRVDLAATTREVLSNVGDEGPVTVETDLPETAPVAANEGVRSVVDNLVENAVEHAGPSVTVRVAVRVGDEGAGPGDDVTLTVEDDGPGLPPEVRDGSFFVRGRPDGGDDSADGGVSGLRLAATLAEAYDGSLDVGESSLGGARFEVTLPHAPAESAGSDT, encoded by the coding sequence ATGCCGACGCTGCGCGGCCACCACGCCGTCTCGTTGCTCGGTGCCGCCCTCCTCGCGACCGCGGCACTCCACCACGCCGCCGAGGTCGACGCGGTCGGAAACGCGCGGGGCCCCCTCTTGGCGTTCGCGCTCGACGGCGGGTTCGCGGTCACCGTCCTCGCCGCCGGCCGCTGGCTCGGCCGCCGCGGGTTCTCGCCCGCCGAGGAGCGGCGCGTCGCGCGGTGGACCTATTCCGGGACCCTCCTCGCGGTCGCCGCCTTCGCCGCGACGCTCGCCGTCCGCGCCTTCGAGGGCCGCCCGCTGGTCGAGCCGGCGTTCCCGATGCTCGTCGCCGCCGGCGTCGGGAGCCTCGGCGGCGTCGTCGCGGGGTACTACGCCGTCCGGCAGGCCGCCGACGCCCGCCGCGCGCGGGACGCCGTCCGGGCGGTCTCGTTCGTGAACCACCTCCTGCGGCACGACCTCCGAAACGACCTCTCGACGATCCGCGGCTACGCCGACCTGCTGACCGACGACCCGGACGCCGCCGACCACGCCGCGACCGTGGCCGCGAAGGCCGGCGAGGGCCTCGACCGCATCGGGACGACGAGCGCCGTCGCGGACGCGGTCCTCGGCGACGCTGACCACAGCCGCGTCGACCTGGCGGCGACGACCCGCGAGGTGCTGTCGAACGTCGGCGACGAGGGACCGGTGACGGTCGAGACCGACCTCCCGGAGACGGCACCCGTCGCGGCCAACGAGGGCGTGCGGTCCGTCGTCGACAACCTCGTCGAGAACGCGGTCGAACACGCCGGCCCGTCGGTCACGGTTCGCGTCGCGGTCCGCGTCGGCGACGAGGGCGCAGGCCCCGGAGACGACGTCACGCTGACCGTCGAGGACGACGGTCCCGGGCTCCCCCCGGAGGTCCGCGACGGGTCCTTCTTCGTCCGCGGCCGCCCCGACGGGGGCGACGACTCGGCCGACGGCGGCGTCAGCGGCCTGCGACTCGCGGCGACGCTCGCGGAGGCGTACGACGGCTCGCTCGACGTCGGCGAGTCGAGTCTCGGGGGCGCGCGGTTCGAGGTGACGCTCCCGCACGCACCGGCCGAGTCGGCCGGCTCCGATACGTAA
- a CDS encoding gamma-glutamylcyclotransferase family protein — protein sequence MDVFVYGTLTEPDAVADVADSFVFVGPATLTGLRLVEGRYPTLAPGGETGGRLLRTEAVDALDAYEDVDGGLYVRASVPLAAPAEYPDTVAVYVGDPDRLDADATWPGTGPFPERVRSVLAERDVRVRLTP from the coding sequence ATGGACGTCTTCGTGTACGGGACGCTGACCGAACCCGACGCGGTCGCCGACGTGGCGGACTCGTTCGTCTTCGTCGGCCCGGCGACGCTCACCGGTCTCCGCCTCGTCGAGGGACGGTATCCGACGCTCGCGCCGGGCGGCGAGACCGGGGGACGACTCCTCCGCACGGAGGCCGTCGACGCGCTCGACGCGTACGAGGACGTCGACGGCGGGCTGTACGTCCGAGCGAGCGTGCCGCTGGCCGCGCCGGCGGAGTACCCCGACACCGTCGCGGTGTACGTCGGCGATCCCGACCGACTCGACGCGGACGCGACGTGGCCGGGAACCGGCCCGTTCCCCGAGCGGGTGCGATCGGTGCTCGCCGAGCGCGACGTGCGGGTGCGGCTCACCCCCTGA
- the ilvA gene encoding threonine ammonia-lyase, which translates to MLSLADIREARERVSGVARHTPLERSRSFSEMSGADLHLKLENFQRTGAFKIRGAMNRIATLTEAEREAGVVTASAGNHAQGVALAASRAGVDATVVMPKFAPVSKVKATRGYGASVRLEGVDYDEAQAYAHQLEREEGRTYVHAFDDPVVMAGQGTLGLEIVDDCPELDTVVVPIGGGGLISGVAVAIKEQLPDARVVGVQAAGADSAAQSLEAGEVREIEGVDTIADGIATRSVGEQTLEVMAEYVDEVVTVDDREIALALTLLLERSKTLVEGAGAVALAAVLSEAFEYDDGETVVAALCGGNIDLNRLGTVVRRGLVQMGRYLKITIDLKDRPGELERVSSIVARTGANVYAVHHDRTSRDVAVNAAELELELETDDAEHAADIVDALEAEGYEVEIQS; encoded by the coding sequence ATGCTCAGTCTTGCCGACATCCGCGAGGCGCGCGAGCGGGTCTCGGGCGTCGCCAGACACACGCCCCTAGAGCGGTCGCGTTCCTTCTCCGAGATGAGCGGTGCGGACCTCCACCTCAAACTGGAGAACTTCCAGCGGACGGGCGCGTTCAAGATCCGGGGTGCGATGAACCGGATCGCCACCCTCACCGAGGCGGAACGCGAGGCGGGCGTCGTCACCGCGAGCGCGGGCAACCACGCGCAGGGCGTGGCGCTGGCCGCCAGCCGCGCGGGGGTCGACGCCACGGTCGTCATGCCGAAGTTCGCGCCCGTCTCGAAGGTGAAAGCCACCCGCGGGTACGGCGCGAGCGTCCGCCTGGAGGGCGTCGACTACGACGAGGCGCAGGCGTACGCACACCAGTTGGAACGCGAGGAGGGACGGACCTACGTCCACGCGTTCGACGACCCGGTCGTGATGGCGGGACAGGGGACGCTCGGCTTAGAGATCGTCGACGACTGCCCCGAACTCGACACGGTCGTCGTCCCGATCGGGGGCGGCGGGCTGATCTCGGGGGTCGCGGTCGCGATCAAAGAACAGCTCCCGGACGCCCGCGTCGTCGGCGTTCAGGCGGCGGGGGCCGACTCGGCCGCGCAGTCGCTTGAGGCCGGCGAGGTCCGCGAGATCGAGGGCGTCGACACGATCGCGGACGGGATCGCGACGCGGTCGGTCGGCGAGCAGACGCTCGAAGTCATGGCGGAGTACGTCGACGAGGTCGTCACCGTCGACGACCGCGAGATCGCACTCGCGCTCACGCTGCTCTTGGAACGGTCGAAGACGCTCGTCGAGGGCGCGGGGGCGGTCGCGCTCGCCGCCGTCCTCTCGGAGGCGTTCGAGTACGACGACGGCGAGACGGTCGTCGCCGCGCTCTGCGGCGGCAACATCGACCTCAACCGCCTCGGCACCGTCGTTCGCCGCGGCCTCGTCCAGATGGGCCGGTACCTCAAGATCACGATCGACCTGAAGGACCGGCCGGGCGAACTGGAGCGCGTCTCCAGCATCGTCGCGCGCACCGGCGCGAACGTCTACGCGGTCCACCACGACCGCACCTCCCGCGACGTGGCCGTCAACGCCGCCGAACTCGAACTCGAACTCGAAACCGACGACGCCGAACACGCCGCCGACATCGTCGACGCACTCGAAGCCGAGGGGTACGAGGTCGAGATCCAGTCGTGA
- a CDS encoding FAD-dependent oxidoreductase, producing the protein MTDDVVEHRRLIIAGTGISGLSAAIYAARSNNDPLLIEGDEPGGQLTLTSEVENYPGFPEGISGPGLINDMKEQATKFGAEARNGVIEDVSKEPAGHFRVALSDGDVYTADAVIVASGASARTLGVPGEDELMGYGLSTCATCDGAFFRDEDMLVVGGGDAAMEEANFLTKFADTVYVAHRREEFRAEDVGIERVMEKVETGDIELLLNTELTEIHGSREDGIDHVTLVEHPDGHPKEKLDDTATADAVDEYDFDVGAVFYAIGHVPNTDFLEGTGIETDDDGYLIAEGGRGGGQTKTGVEGLFGAGDVVDFHYQQAATASGMGVKAALDADDYLTERERAGELYEGAVDAATADD; encoded by the coding sequence ATGACCGACGACGTCGTCGAACACCGTCGACTGATCATCGCCGGCACCGGTATCTCGGGGCTGTCGGCGGCGATCTACGCCGCGCGCTCGAACAACGACCCCCTCCTCATCGAGGGCGACGAGCCGGGCGGCCAGCTCACGCTGACGAGCGAGGTGGAGAACTACCCCGGCTTCCCCGAGGGGATCTCCGGCCCGGGGCTCATCAACGACATGAAAGAGCAGGCGACGAAGTTCGGAGCCGAGGCGCGCAACGGCGTCATCGAGGACGTCTCGAAGGAGCCGGCGGGCCACTTCCGCGTCGCGCTCTCCGACGGCGACGTCTACACCGCCGACGCCGTCATCGTCGCCTCCGGGGCCTCCGCCCGCACGCTCGGCGTCCCCGGCGAGGACGAGCTGATGGGGTACGGGCTCTCGACCTGCGCGACCTGCGACGGCGCGTTCTTCCGCGACGAGGACATGCTCGTCGTCGGCGGCGGCGACGCCGCGATGGAGGAGGCGAACTTCCTCACGAAGTTCGCGGACACCGTCTACGTCGCCCACCGCCGCGAGGAGTTCCGCGCGGAGGACGTCGGGATCGAGCGCGTGATGGAGAAGGTCGAGACGGGCGACATCGAACTCCTCCTCAACACCGAGCTGACGGAGATCCACGGCTCTCGCGAGGACGGGATCGACCACGTGACGCTCGTCGAACACCCCGACGGGCATCCCAAAGAGAAGCTCGACGACACCGCGACCGCGGACGCGGTCGACGAGTACGACTTCGACGTTGGGGCGGTGTTCTACGCCATCGGCCACGTCCCGAACACGGACTTCTTGGAGGGGACCGGCATCGAGACCGACGACGACGGCTACCTGATCGCCGAGGGCGGCCGCGGCGGCGGGCAGACGAAGACCGGCGTCGAGGGGCTGTTCGGGGCCGGCGACGTGGTCGACTTCCACTACCAGCAGGCGGCGACCGCGAGCGGTATGGGCGTGAAGGCCGCGCTCGACGCCGACGACTACCTCACCGAGCGCGAGCGCGCCGGCGAGCTGTACGAGGGCGCGGTCGACGCCGCGACCGCGGACGACTGA